One window from the genome of Desulfatirhabdium butyrativorans DSM 18734 encodes:
- a CDS encoding helix-turn-helix domain-containing protein, translating into MDEQHSMARLVRELRELTGLTQEKFAARLGVTFPTINRWENNRAKPSPLALEKIESLLHSLGDKGEALHKTYFEKES; encoded by the coding sequence TTGGACGAGCAACACAGCATGGCGAGGCTGGTCCGTGAGCTTCGGGAACTTACCGGCCTGACCCAGGAAAAGTTCGCGGCCAGGCTCGGGGTGACCTTTCCCACGATTAACCGCTGGGAGAACAACCGCGCCAAACCGTCGCCGCTGGCGCTGGAGAAGATCGAAAGCTTGCTGCACAGCCTGGGTGACAAGGGCGAGGCCCTGCATAAAACCTATTTTGAAAAGGAATCGTAG
- a CDS encoding RNA-binding domain-containing protein — translation MKRSDLLAQIALGEDSTRQFKADVKNADSLASEMAAFANTNGGTIFIGVADDGSTPGLSGEDVARINQLISNAASHLVRSPLAVQTENVALENGRIVIVLTVPKGIDKPYFDKNGVIWLKAGADKRRVNSKEELRRLFQFTNQFHADELPTKAGIDKLDKLRFRDFLRDVHKQEYPESPADLTRLLQNMNLATDDGRLNLAGVLLFAEQPEWIVPQFVVKAIRYPGNKIHATDYLDTEDFSGPLPKLFEGALAFVMRNLHKVQAGRGVNAPGLPEIPEAVFEELLVNALVHRDYLVSAPIRLFVFDNRIEIISPGHLPNNLTVEKIRAGNSNIRNPILVSYVAKGLLPYHGLGSGIKRALEKWSAIDFADDHDGCLFTATIHRKPVEELDLVHIEPEDPLQRSPKTAETSGKRRDSVGKTSGKILEICREKPAVTIPELAELIGITERSVQRNIQNLQRNGMLRRVGGRKEGHWEVME, via the coding sequence ATGAAACGATCCGACCTCCTCGCCCAAATCGCTCTCGGCGAAGACTCCACCCGCCAGTTCAAGGCAGATGTGAAGAATGCCGACTCCCTGGCCTCGGAGATGGCGGCTTTCGCCAACACCAATGGTGGCACCATCTTCATCGGCGTGGCCGATGACGGTTCGACGCCGGGGCTTTCCGGGGAGGATGTGGCCCGCATCAATCAACTCATCAGCAATGCCGCTAGCCACCTTGTGCGCAGCCCGCTGGCGGTGCAGACCGAGAACGTGGCGCTGGAAAATGGTCGTATCGTCATTGTGCTGACCGTGCCCAAGGGGATCGACAAGCCCTATTTCGATAAGAACGGGGTGATCTGGCTCAAGGCCGGTGCCGACAAGCGGCGGGTGAACTCCAAGGAGGAGCTGCGCCGCCTGTTCCAGTTCACCAATCAGTTCCATGCCGACGAGTTGCCGACCAAGGCCGGGATCGACAAGCTGGACAAACTGCGCTTCCGCGATTTTTTGCGCGATGTCCACAAGCAGGAGTACCCCGAGTCCCCCGCCGACCTGACCCGGCTGTTGCAAAACATGAATCTGGCCACCGACGACGGCAGGTTGAACCTGGCTGGGGTGCTGCTCTTCGCCGAGCAGCCGGAGTGGATCGTACCGCAGTTCGTGGTCAAGGCGATCCGCTATCCCGGCAACAAGATCCACGCCACCGATTACCTCGACACCGAGGACTTTTCCGGACCGCTGCCCAAGCTCTTCGAGGGGGCGCTGGCCTTTGTCATGCGCAACCTGCACAAGGTGCAGGCGGGTCGCGGGGTGAATGCGCCTGGGCTACCAGAGATTCCCGAGGCGGTTTTCGAGGAATTGCTGGTCAACGCCCTGGTACACCGTGACTATCTGGTCAGCGCCCCGATCCGCCTGTTTGTTTTCGACAATCGCATCGAGATCATCAGCCCCGGCCACCTGCCCAACAACCTGACAGTGGAGAAGATCCGGGCCGGGAACTCCAATATCCGCAATCCGATCCTGGTTTCCTATGTGGCCAAGGGGCTGCTCCCCTACCACGGCCTGGGTTCGGGCATCAAGCGGGCGTTGGAAAAGTGGTCGGCCATCGATTTCGCCGACGACCACGACGGTTGCCTGTTCACCGCTACGATTCACCGGAAACCGGTGGAAGAGCTGGATTTGGTGCACATTGAGCCGGAAGACCCCCTGCAGAGGTCACCAAAAACCGCCGAGACGTCGGGAAAGCGTCGGGATAGCGTCGGGAAAACGTCGGGAAAGATTCTCGAAATCTGCCGGGAAAAACCTGCTGTCACCATTCCCGAGCTCGCTGAATTGATCGGTATTACCGAGCGGTCAGTGCAGCGGAATATTCAGAATCTGCAAAGAAATGGAATGTTGCGGCGGGTCGGCGGGAGGAAGGAAGGCCACTGGGAGGTGATGGAATGA
- a CDS encoding type I restriction endonuclease subunit R: MTPAPYTEDTLVQQTTAEYLEQELGWESVYAYNNEDFGPDSLLGRKSDREVVLTRTLRAKIEELNPGLPASAYEDAVRQIVTVSTSQTMAATNREKYELIKDGVQVTFRNAKGERVRQRLRVFDFEVPENNHFLCVRELWVRGDLYRRRADIVGFVNGLPLLFMELKNVSKDIRAAYEQNFLDYKDTVPHLFHHNAMVVLANGVDAKLGSLTSRFEHFHEWKRLAEDQPGVVAMETLLKGVCAKANFLDLVENFIVFDDSAGESRKILARNHQFLGVNRAIDAVRDRKSRNGKLGVFWHTQGSGKSYSMVLFTRKVHRKLGGNFTFLILTDRDDLDTQIYKTFAGCGVVDNDRDPCRAASGEHLAQLLAQHKSHVFSLIQKFNQTPSCRGGFETRPYSRRDDLIVITDEAHRTQYGTLALNMRNALPNASYIGFTGTPLFKDDEITRRVFGDYVSTYDFQRAVEDKATVPLYYDARGDKLGVAVGDLNERIAEKLEELETGNIDVEQRLEQELKRDYHIITAGKRLDQVARDFVRHYSTAWETGKAMLVCIDKITCVRMHKLIAFYWNEQIRELVRAHRGAPLQDEQDEQYRQRQIEWMRQTQMAVVVSEEQGEVEKFRKWDLDITPYRRLIKEGIDLPEAMRKQLVGAHRGAPVYMQRMPLDDAFKAEDHPFRVAIVCAMWLTGFDVPCLSTLYLDKPLKAHTLMQAIARANRVNEGKNNGMIVDYCGILKNLRKALATFAGTGDDGRGGDGGEIEPARPDEELLADLREAIAFVRAFLEERGASLDGIIGQTGFARNAAILAAKEAANENDETRKRFEVMCRVVFSKFKACITIEGINACRGDFHAINIVYKSLQQDREQADITNIIRQLHSIVDEAIETQAYPAVSQKQSPYDISKIDFDRLRLEFERSPAKRTTVQNLKTAIEQRLQRLLQQNPLRTDFQRHYEEIVAEYNREKDRVTIEKTFDALLQIMDEMDDEESRAVREGLDEESLAVFDLLRKPNLTPGDIKRIKAVAVDLLETLKAEKLRINHWRDKEATRDAVRLTIQDYLWSEHTGLPEIYSEEDVREKTEAVFMHVFRAYPTVPSPYYASMGQ; this comes from the coding sequence ATGACCCCTGCCCCCTACACCGAAGACACCCTCGTCCAGCAGACCACCGCCGAGTACCTGGAGCAGGAGCTTGGCTGGGAGTCGGTGTACGCCTACAACAACGAGGATTTCGGGCCGGACAGCCTGCTGGGCCGGAAATCGGACCGCGAGGTGGTGTTGACCCGCACCCTGCGGGCCAAGATCGAGGAGCTCAATCCCGGGCTGCCGGCCTCGGCCTATGAAGATGCCGTCCGCCAGATCGTCACGGTCTCCACCTCGCAGACCATGGCCGCCACCAACCGCGAGAAGTACGAACTGATCAAGGACGGGGTGCAGGTTACCTTTCGCAATGCCAAGGGCGAACGGGTGCGCCAGCGGCTGCGGGTGTTCGACTTCGAAGTACCTGAGAACAACCATTTCCTCTGCGTGCGGGAGCTGTGGGTGCGGGGCGATCTCTACCGCCGCCGGGCGGATATCGTCGGCTTCGTCAACGGCCTGCCGCTCCTGTTCATGGAGCTGAAGAACGTCAGCAAGGATATCCGCGCCGCCTACGAGCAGAACTTTCTGGATTACAAGGACACCGTCCCGCACCTGTTTCATCACAACGCCATGGTGGTGCTGGCCAACGGGGTGGATGCCAAACTCGGCTCGCTCACGAGCCGGTTCGAGCATTTTCACGAGTGGAAGCGTCTGGCCGAAGATCAGCCGGGCGTGGTGGCCATGGAGACGCTGCTCAAGGGGGTCTGCGCGAAAGCCAATTTCCTGGACCTGGTGGAGAACTTCATCGTTTTCGACGACTCGGCCGGGGAATCGCGGAAGATTCTGGCCCGCAACCATCAGTTTCTGGGCGTCAACCGGGCCATCGATGCGGTCCGCGACCGGAAGAGCAGAAACGGCAAACTGGGGGTGTTCTGGCATACCCAGGGTTCGGGCAAGAGCTATTCCATGGTGCTCTTCACCCGCAAGGTGCATCGCAAACTGGGCGGCAACTTCACCTTCCTGATCCTCACCGACCGCGACGACCTGGACACGCAGATCTACAAGACCTTTGCCGGGTGCGGCGTGGTGGATAACGACCGCGACCCGTGCCGGGCCGCGAGCGGCGAGCATCTCGCCCAGCTCTTGGCCCAGCACAAGTCGCATGTCTTTTCGCTGATCCAGAAATTCAACCAGACCCCGAGCTGTAGGGGCGGGTTTGAAACCCGCCCCTACTCCCGGCGCGACGACCTCATCGTCATCACCGACGAGGCTCACCGCACCCAGTACGGCACCCTGGCGCTCAACATGCGCAATGCCCTGCCCAACGCCAGCTATATCGGCTTTACCGGCACGCCACTCTTTAAGGACGACGAGATCACCCGGCGGGTGTTCGGCGATTACGTCTCCACCTACGATTTCCAGCGGGCCGTGGAGGACAAGGCCACGGTGCCGCTCTATTACGATGCGCGTGGCGATAAACTCGGCGTGGCGGTCGGCGATCTGAATGAGCGGATCGCCGAAAAGCTGGAAGAGCTGGAAACCGGCAATATCGATGTGGAGCAGCGCCTGGAGCAGGAGCTCAAGCGCGATTATCACATCATCACGGCAGGGAAACGCCTTGACCAGGTGGCCCGCGATTTTGTGCGCCACTATTCCACGGCATGGGAAACCGGCAAGGCGATGCTGGTCTGTATCGACAAGATCACTTGCGTCCGCATGCACAAGCTGATCGCTTTCTATTGGAACGAGCAAATCCGCGAGTTGGTAAGGGCGCACCGCGGTGCGCCCTTACAGGACGAACAGGACGAACAGTACCGGCAACGCCAGATCGAGTGGATGCGCCAGACCCAGATGGCGGTGGTGGTCAGCGAGGAACAGGGCGAGGTCGAGAAGTTCCGCAAGTGGGATCTGGACATCACCCCGTACCGTCGCCTGATCAAGGAAGGCATCGACCTGCCCGAGGCGATGCGGAAACAGCTCGTAGGGGCGCACCGCGGTGCGCCCGTATACATGCAGCGTATGCCCCTGGACGATGCCTTCAAGGCCGAGGATCACCCGTTCCGCGTGGCCATCGTCTGCGCCATGTGGCTGACCGGTTTTGACGTTCCCTGCCTTTCCACCCTGTACCTGGACAAGCCGCTCAAGGCGCACACCCTGATGCAGGCCATCGCCCGGGCGAACCGGGTCAACGAGGGCAAGAACAACGGGATGATCGTCGATTACTGCGGTATCCTGAAAAACCTGCGCAAGGCGCTGGCGACCTTTGCCGGAACGGGCGATGACGGGCGCGGCGGCGATGGCGGCGAGATCGAACCGGCCAGGCCCGATGAAGAGCTGTTGGCCGATCTTCGTGAAGCCATTGCCTTTGTCCGGGCCTTTCTGGAGGAGCGAGGCGCGTCTCTGGATGGGATAATCGGGCAGACCGGATTTGCACGAAATGCGGCGATTCTCGCCGCCAAGGAGGCGGCGAACGAAAACGACGAAACGAGAAAACGCTTCGAGGTGATGTGCCGGGTGGTGTTCTCGAAATTCAAGGCGTGCATCACCATCGAAGGCATCAATGCTTGCCGGGGCGACTTCCATGCCATCAACATCGTCTACAAAAGCCTGCAACAGGACCGGGAACAGGCGGATATCACCAATATCATCCGCCAGTTGCACAGCATCGTCGATGAGGCGATCGAAACCCAAGCCTATCCTGCAGTTTCACAAAAGCAGTCACCATACGATATCAGCAAGATCGATTTTGACCGGTTGCGCCTGGAATTTGAGCGCAGCCCGGCCAAACGCACCACCGTGCAGAATCTGAAAACCGCCATCGAACAGCGCCTGCAGCGTCTGCTCCAGCAGAATCCCCTGCGCACCGATTTCCAGAGGCACTACGAGGAGATCGTCGCCGAGTACAACCGCGAAAAGGATCGGGTGACCATCGAGAAGACCTTCGACGCGCTTCTGCAGATCATGGATGAGATGGACGACGAGGAGAGCCGCGCCGTGCGGGAGGGGCTCGATGAGGAGAGTCTCGCCGTATTCGACCTGCTGAGAAAGCCAAACCTGACGCCTGGAGACATCAAACGCATCAAGGCCGTGGCCGTTGACCTGCTGGAAACGCTCAAGGCGGAAAAACTGCGGATCAATCACTGGCGCGACAAGGAAGCCACCCGGGACGCAGTTCGTCTGACGATTCAGGACTATCTCTGGAGCGAACATACCGGGTTGCCGGAGATCTATTCAGAGGAGGACGTGCGGGAGAAGACAGAGGCGGTTTTCATGCATGTGTTCCGGGCGTACCCAACGGTGCCGTCACCCTACTACGCCAGCATGGGGCAGTAG
- a CDS encoding BREX protein BrxB domain-containing protein yields MSKVKRLIQSYSKYISVPWRDDAAAAQRVIFCVYNETEERWLRAKVDEFEIVTRQVGHEWAIFDLTDTFAIWLASQRYAKSYFQKPHLLSTLLPKYLAFITDEFETFLQKSEIGPNAVVALKGVGSLFGFLKVKEVVDKLAPMVKGRLLVFFPGSYENNNYRLLDGYDGWNYLAVPITTDKEY; encoded by the coding sequence GTGAGCAAAGTTAAGCGGCTGATACAGTCCTATAGCAAATACATCTCCGTGCCGTGGCGCGATGATGCCGCTGCCGCACAGCGCGTGATCTTCTGTGTCTACAACGAAACGGAGGAGCGCTGGCTGCGGGCCAAAGTCGATGAATTTGAAATCGTCACGCGACAGGTTGGCCACGAATGGGCCATCTTCGATCTGACGGATACTTTTGCCATTTGGCTCGCCTCGCAGAGGTACGCCAAGAGCTACTTCCAGAAACCACATCTGCTCTCCACGCTCCTGCCGAAATACCTCGCATTCATCACCGATGAATTTGAGACCTTCCTCCAAAAGAGCGAAATCGGACCCAATGCCGTCGTTGCACTGAAAGGCGTCGGTTCGCTCTTTGGATTCCTGAAAGTGAAAGAGGTCGTCGACAAGTTGGCCCCGATGGTCAAGGGGCGGCTGCTGGTCTTTTTCCCGGGCAGCTATGAAAACAACAACTACAGGCTGCTGGATGGCTATGACGGGTGGAACTATCTCGCCGTACCGATCACAACGGACAAGGAATATTAA
- a CDS encoding N-6 DNA methylase, which yields MAQLEHIEAIEKRLWSAADTLRANSNYASNEYFLPVMGLVFLRHAYSRFLGVKDDIEAGLPTRGGKTRPLTKEDFSQKSAIFLQPKAQFDYLVSLPDSADRAKAIIDAMESIEADYENLRGVLPKSEYQELDNAVLGQLLRTLNPEELKRVSGDVFGRIYEYFLTQFADQKAHDGGEFFTPVSLVSLIANVIEPAGGTVLDPACGSGGMFVQGARVVERRHENPTEKLTFYGLEKNATTIRLAKMNLAVHGLEGDIQKAITYYEDPHELLGKADFVMANPPFNVDEIDADKVKSDPRLPFGLPGVNKKGKVSNGNYVWISYFYSYLNEQGRAGFVMSSQASSAGRDEAKVRQKLVETGDVDIMIAIRSNFFYTRTVPCELWFFNRAKQEAHRDKVLMIDARNIYRKVTRKIFDFSPEQEQNLLAIAWLYRGETERYLDLVAGYCQRMLAEGAACFAMKDEEGDVRARRAVPQRNRRSIRLQGYDYSQAGAYFVTLCTLNRECLFGEIVDGEIRLNDAGRIVADEWLKTAEIRDEIELDEWVVMPNHFHGILVIGDCRGTARRARNDDVTPMGTARRAPTVEQFGRPVSGSIPTIVRSYKSAVNKRINELHQTPAAKLWQRNYWEHIVRNETELNRIREYIHNNPAQWELDKLYGHGAPCPNPAPCPNPAPCPNEIREPITEYGMEAWMV from the coding sequence ATGGCCCAGCTTGAACACATCGAAGCCATTGAAAAGCGGCTCTGGAGCGCGGCGGACACCCTGCGGGCCAACTCCAACTACGCCAGCAACGAATATTTCCTGCCGGTCATGGGCCTGGTCTTCCTGCGCCACGCTTACAGCCGCTTTCTCGGCGTCAAGGATGACATTGAAGCAGGTCTCCCCACACGTGGCGGCAAGACCCGGCCGCTGACCAAGGAGGATTTCTCGCAGAAGAGCGCCATCTTCCTGCAGCCCAAGGCCCAGTTCGACTATCTCGTCTCTCTGCCCGACAGCGCCGATCGCGCCAAGGCGATCATCGACGCCATGGAGTCCATCGAGGCGGACTACGAGAACCTGCGCGGCGTGCTGCCCAAGAGCGAATATCAGGAGCTCGACAACGCCGTGCTCGGCCAGCTGCTGCGCACCCTCAACCCCGAGGAACTCAAGCGCGTCTCCGGCGATGTCTTCGGCCGAATCTACGAATATTTTCTGACCCAGTTCGCCGATCAGAAGGCCCACGACGGCGGCGAGTTCTTCACCCCGGTGTCGCTGGTCTCGCTGATCGCCAATGTCATCGAACCGGCAGGCGGTACGGTGCTCGACCCGGCCTGCGGCTCGGGCGGTATGTTTGTGCAGGGCGCCCGGGTGGTCGAGCGACGGCACGAAAACCCCACCGAGAAGCTCACCTTCTACGGCCTGGAGAAGAACGCCACCACCATCCGCCTGGCCAAGATGAACCTGGCGGTGCACGGTCTGGAAGGCGACATCCAGAAGGCCATCACCTACTACGAAGACCCGCACGAACTTCTCGGCAAGGCCGACTTCGTCATGGCCAATCCGCCCTTCAACGTGGACGAGATCGACGCCGACAAGGTCAAGAGCGACCCGCGCCTGCCCTTCGGCCTGCCCGGCGTCAACAAGAAGGGCAAGGTCAGCAACGGCAACTACGTCTGGATCAGTTATTTCTACAGCTACCTGAACGAACAGGGCCGGGCCGGATTCGTCATGTCGTCCCAGGCTTCCAGTGCCGGGCGGGATGAGGCCAAGGTGCGCCAGAAACTGGTCGAAACAGGCGATGTGGATATCATGATCGCCATCCGCTCCAATTTCTTCTACACCCGCACCGTCCCCTGCGAACTCTGGTTTTTCAACCGCGCCAAGCAGGAAGCGCACCGAGACAAGGTGCTGATGATCGATGCCCGCAACATCTACCGCAAGGTGACGCGCAAGATTTTCGATTTTTCCCCCGAGCAGGAGCAGAACCTCCTGGCCATCGCCTGGCTCTATCGCGGCGAGACGGAGCGCTATCTCGATCTCGTGGCGGGCTACTGCCAACGCATGCTGGCCGAGGGCGCGGCCTGCTTCGCCATGAAAGACGAGGAAGGCGATGTACGGGCACGGCGCGCCGTGCCCCAACGAAACCGCCGGTCCATTCGACTACAGGGATACGATTATTCCCAGGCCGGGGCCTATTTCGTCACCCTTTGCACCCTGAACCGGGAATGTTTGTTCGGGGAAATTGTGGATGGCGAAATACGGTTGAATGATGCGGGGCGAATTGTTGCCGATGAATGGTTGAAAACCGCAGAAATCCGGGATGAAATCGAATTGGATGAATGGGTAGTGATGCCGAATCATTTTCACGGGATATTGGTGATTGGCGATTGTAGGGGCACGGCACGCCGTGCCCGAAATGATGACGTTACGCCAATGGGCACGGCGCGCCGTGCCCCTACGGTGGAACAATTCGGTCGCCCGGTATCGGGATCGATTCCGACAATTGTCCGATCATACAAATCCGCCGTCAACAAACGTATCAACGAATTGCACCAAACACCCGCCGCGAAATTATGGCAACGCAATTATTGGGAACACATTGTCCGCAACGAAACGGAATTGAACCGCATCCGAGAATATATCCATAACAACCCGGCGCAATGGGAATTGGATAAATTGTACGGGCACGGCGCGCCGTGCCCCAACCCTGCGCCGTGCCCCAACCCCGCGCCGTGCCCCAACGAAATCCGGGAACCGATTACCGAATATGGCATGGAGGCATGGATGGTATGA
- a CDS encoding Fic family protein, with the protein MKYQPPYSITAEILNQVAAISEAIGRLTVLTDQARALRLRRINRIRTIHGSLAIEGNTLSEAQITAILEGKRVIASPREVQEVKNALAAYDRFDTWQPSSETDLLEAHRILMSGLIDEAGVYRHGGIGVMAGQQVIHMAPPGDRVPQLMGDLFAWLAATDAHPLIASSVFHYEFEFIHPFADGNGRMGRLWQSLILARWNPLFADIPVESLIFEHQAEYYQAIQESTQKTDSAPFIAFMLRMILDTVTTSAPQVSPQVTPQVGELLTTIRGEMGREALQSALGLSDRKSFRERYLKPALADGLIEMTIPDKPNSRLQKYRLTDKGRQWLAQH; encoded by the coding sequence ATGAAATATCAGCCGCCCTACAGCATCACTGCCGAGATCCTGAACCAGGTCGCCGCCATCAGCGAGGCAATCGGGCGGCTGACTGTACTCACCGATCAGGCGAGAGCCTTGCGGCTGCGGCGCATCAACCGCATCCGCACCATTCACGGCTCACTGGCCATCGAAGGCAACACCCTGAGCGAGGCGCAGATTACCGCAATTCTGGAGGGCAAGCGGGTTATCGCCTCACCACGCGAGGTGCAGGAGGTGAAAAACGCCCTGGCCGCCTACGACCGGTTCGATACCTGGCAACCCTCATCGGAAACGGACCTGTTGGAAGCCCATCGGATACTCATGTCCGGCCTGATCGACGAGGCGGGAGTGTATCGGCACGGCGGCATTGGCGTGATGGCGGGCCAGCAGGTGATCCATATGGCCCCGCCCGGCGACCGAGTGCCGCAACTGATGGGTGACCTGTTTGCCTGGCTGGCCGCCACCGACGCCCATCCGCTCATCGCCAGCTCGGTCTTTCACTACGAGTTTGAATTCATCCATCCCTTTGCCGACGGCAACGGCCGCATGGGGCGGTTGTGGCAGAGCCTGATCCTTGCCCGCTGGAATCCCCTGTTCGCCGATATCCCGGTGGAAAGCCTGATCTTCGAGCACCAGGCCGAGTACTACCAGGCCATTCAGGAAAGCACCCAAAAGACCGATTCCGCACCCTTCATCGCATTCATGTTGCGGATGATTCTGGATACCGTGACCACCTCCGCCCCTCAAGTCAGCCCTCAAGTCACCCCCCAAGTCGGTGAACTGCTGACGACGATCCGGGGCGAAATGGGCCGCGAGGCGCTTCAATCCGCCCTGGGACTTTCGGACCGCAAATCCTTTCGCGAGCGCTACCTCAAACCGGCCCTGGCCGACGGCCTGATCGAAATGACCATCCCCGACAAGCCCAACAGCCGCTTGCAGAAATACCGCTTGACCGACAAGGGCCGCCAGTGGCTGGCGCAGCATTGA